The DNA region GCTGGGTTGCTGCCGCATACCTCTTTGCCTGAGATCCATATATGCTTTAGGCAGCTTAAAAACAATAAGCTCAAGCCCTTTGCACTTACTAAGCTGCGCGGTTATAGTAATCAGCCTATACTTTCTGGTTTGAACAGCCCTAGCCCTACTCTTTCCAAAAGAAAGGCGAACTATCCAAAATTGGAAGACGGCGAGAACATCACTCAAGATGATCCTTTGAGCTACGTCAATAAGAGAAATAGAAGTTCTGTCGAGTATTCGGTACCTGAAAATGGTTCGTCTGGTCTTCAATACTCTTCTCCTATGAATGAGATGTCAAAAGGTGAACCGAAATACCCTAGTCTGAAACTGAAACTGTCGAAAACAATGGGTGTTAAGGTTATGGAACCTAAGCCTGAACTGCCTTTTAAGGTCAATGATAAGGTTGAGTTTCTCTGTCAAGATAGTGGCATTAGAGGATGCTGGTTTAGATGTACAATCTTGTATGCATCTCAGAAGAAGCTGAAGGTCCAGTATGATGACCTGATGGACGCAGATGATGAAGGCCTACTTGAGGTATGCATTGCCAATGCCTTATCTAATCTATATTTTGTCCGAGTATTTCTATACTAGTATAATATAAATTATGATTATCTATGAAGCACAGACACCGGACACGACACTGACAGTCAGGCACTAACACTTTGACACCGGTAATAATTTGAAACAATAAATAAATTGAATGTAATCACATGTAGTGTTGTGTCAGTATCGGTGTCCGACGGACACCTTTTTTTTCAGAGGTGTCCGTACTACAGAGATGATTATGGTTAGTTTTGGGCTTAGAAGTCCTATCATGTCACTAATTGAGCCGTAGTAAAGGTAGTGAAAGAATAAGGTTCTCAACCCTGTTATTAATTTGTGTAGGAATGGCTCCCTGCATCCAGAGTGGCAAATCCTGACAAACTGGGCATGCGTTGTTATGGCCGTTTAACAATACGACCACGCCCTCCTGAATTTGTTAAAGGTTGTACATTTGAGGTTGGAGCAGCAGTGGATGCCTGGTGCGGTGACGGATGGTGGGAAAGCGTTATAACTGCTGTCGATGTTTCTGAAGTTGGAACTTATCAGCTGTATTCCCCTGGTATGGCCGTTTTCTTGTAGTGTTTTCTTTTCTGGTTTCATTTTTATGCTAAAATAAACGATAGATTGATTACTTTTGAGGAATTGCAAAACATTGTTTTTAATTTTTAGTGTTTCCAGAATTGTGTTCTCATGGTGATGTGATTCTCTTTAGGTGAAGAGAAGTATATGTTGGCCAAGAAGGACGCCATTCGGATTGCCCAAGATTGGATTGATGACAAGTGGGTTGATATATTGGGAAAACCCGACATTTGCAGCATTATAGGTTCAAATTCCGGTTCCCAGACCAAGTTGTCATCCAACTCTGCAGTGGTCGAAGGATCAATGACTGGCAGTTCTGCAACATTAGAAAGTCCGATGCCAGTTGCCAAAGTTGAAGTTACTCCAAAGGTTGAGCAAGAATCATCTGGTATCGAACCATATCTTTTTGGTGGAATGAAGAGATTGACTTTGTGGAAACCGCCACTCCATGCCATTCATGAAGATGAGGATATCGACCCTTCTGGCTTTGATGCTGATACCGATGAAGCTGATGATGAACTACTCAAATCCAACGATCCTGACTCTGGTAGTAGCAGCGACGATGACGGCGGTGATGGTGATGGTGACGGCACTGACAATGACGGTGATGATGATGCTGACAACTTTGGAGACGACAGCGAGGATAATTTTTCGATGGATGAAAAATTTGATTGTTCTGAACCGAAACTCTGATGCAGCAGGAGCGATACATGTTACATGAATATAAGGTAGAGAGGTAAATGAGAGATTTCTTTCTCTTACTGATTATACTTAAGTGTATATAATAATGAAAATCAAACTTCAGGGTAGTAATATGCAGAGGATAATGGTTGGTCAAAGGTTTTTTTAATTTAGATAACTGTAGTGTATAGCTTATGTTTTGGGTTGTTGATCTACGGTGTTTTGCTAGATCAACAATCGATAAGGCTTATACATATTTAGTTCATGTGGGTTGTTAGATGCAGAGTTGCACTGAAACTTGAAACTGCGTATCGATGAGTTTAGCCCGCAAGGGTAAAGTCTGTAACTTGAGATTTAAGGTTGTTTTTACCTATGACCATGAAGTACTATATAAGGTTTTTTATCTGGAAAATTTTGCATCTGTTCTTATTTATCATATCGACAATGTGGTTGTTGTCGTTGCATGAATGGTGTGTTTGGAACCGCGTTGTGATCTCCGTCAAATATGATTGCTATTGATCCAATGTAGTTGCTTCCTTCATGACTCATCAGTGGTATTAAAGCTGATGGTTTGAGTAAGAGACTGTCTTCTTGTATCGAAAGTCTTCCTGACATAGTGGTGGTCAGGCGGCGTGTCCCGTTAAAGTGTCCACGGCGGTACAAGTGTTAATGGTGGTATAAGCTTATTTTAAAAAAGAAACTCCAAAAAAGATAGATTGTACAGGTATTAAAAGAGTGGTTGTAACAATTTTAAACAAAATTGCATGTTACATGGTTATTCTTACTCTTAATTATATAATAAGAGAGACAATAAAATAGGGTATCGTTAGAAAGAAGTCATTTaattatataaaatatataatataattagTTTTATAATTAAGTTGAAAAAGTAGTTGATAGGAATGTTAGTATTGGTCTAGGATCTATAAATATTGCCTTATTATCTCTTTAATTTTATGTTTTCTCCACCAAaattgttttatttattttagagggtttaatattataaaaatttCATTGCTCAATTGGCTAGGATATTTTTAGTTTCGTACAAAAACGGCAATGAAATAATAAAGTCTTTTCTTTCACGGTTTGAACTTTTTGTCGAGTGACTAACTCAAACTTTAGCATTATCTTAAATTTTACACAATTGTTAGTTGCCATATCATTTTGTATACAACAAAGGTGCATGTGTGGTTATGTGTAGGAGCATGTGTGGTTATGTGTAGGAGCATGTGTGGTTATTTGAAGGGATGTTCATGGAATCGTTCAAAAGAGAAAATTCAATTCCAActgaattaaattttttttattcGAATTGAACCAAATCATTTTAATTTATCCATAATCGAGTAGAATCATAATCATTAGGTTGATATACCGTTTTGAAATTCCGAACTGGATCAAAACATTTGAAGTTAATTTTTCTTAAACCGAATCATTTATTAAAGAATCAAACCGTTAaattattttgaatttaaaataaaataaaatatatttgTAGTATTTTTCATTTTGATTTGGTTCGGTTAGAGTTTCAATTTGATTCAGTTTTCTAAAACAGTTTTTGCAATATGAttttgattcactaatcaaatATCAGTTATTTCAACTTCAGTTCGAATGATTTACTTATAAATAAAAATTGAACAGGATATTGTTTTACTTTAATTTTAAAAAACTATTATGAAATTGAGCAAAAATAGAGAGAAATACAATGAATTTTTGTCTTTTTATAAAGAATGAGACGAGTTTTTTTTGTCTAAACACATACTATAAATTTTTCTCATATGATGTTTGGATATGATAAAATAAACAGAGCGGAATGGAAAGAACGGAGTGCGACGTAATGGAATGAAGCGGAGCGGAATAGATGTCTTATTCAATTGTTTGGAAATTTTAGAACGTAATAAGACAAATTGTTCATTCCGCCCAAATTGAAGGGGAAGAAATATGGTGGTAAGTGATGAAATAGAATAAAATCCATACCACTCCATTCCTCCATGCTCCATCGAATTTTAAATGATCCAAACAATGAAATATCATTCCATTCCATCTCATTCTGCTCCACTCCATCTGATTCCATCAATTCAAACAAAATCTAGGGTTCAATGGTCTAagtatttttcatttttttaaaatgtAATATTAATACATATTTTCTCTACGCATTATAATGTTCTTGTCTTTGAGGAATTAGAAATGAGTGTTTATAGTTGCTAAAGCTTTTTACTTCGTATTGGAATAAAAAGTGAATGAGATGTAGAAGATCACTACCGCATAAAGACTTTTTATATGATGATTAAGGTCTCCAGTGATTAAAGACCGAGTATTTGTAAGATTATCACTCTAATATTTAAGTTAGTGTTTGAGAGAGGTGAAATTAGGCAAGTGTGAATGAGAAGAATACACGGGCGTGACTCAGAGTCACTTATATATGGGAGGCGGTTGGAACCATTCCCGATTGATACGAAGTGGGATGCAAAGGACCGTTAGATGTATATCAACGATGGAGATGACCACGAGAGTCGTGCTCTTATGTGAAGCTTCAGAGCGGTGTTCACATGTATGCTAGTTAGTGGAGAGTTTTAGTTTGATTGGGTCAGTCTCATTGGATCTTTGGCCATCCCGAAATAATTCCCCTAAGTCCTTGTTATCACTAATGAAGTGAGGAATATTGGAGCAAAATTTTTGAGACCGATCAAAGCACATGTTCCATTGAGGAAGTAGGT from Lathyrus oleraceus cultivar Zhongwan6 chromosome 1, CAAS_Psat_ZW6_1.0, whole genome shotgun sequence includes:
- the LOC127076548 gene encoding uncharacterized protein LOC127076548 isoform X1, with the protein product MSSDEIDPVFVSWEEQVICQERGNRVIHFYLRHVSGDSVLAVVGTERSVRHMMYVVPQQFLQAYGSINVTYKWRARREVVDWLNHLVLKNQSRRADALLDDSEKALGLGSSDMYANNRKIPDKMISKKLKFESSDIGWSSTAWFCAKSLKHYSGFDRKGTTIYVHSFVYIMAEDENSYLGYLEDMYEDKKKQKRVKVRWFHRGQEVKHVIPDLDLEEGEVFITPNVQVISAECVNGPATVLTPKHYEKYKAGLLPHTSLPEIHICFRQLKNNKLKPFALTKLRGYSNQPILSGLNSPSPTLSKRKANYPKLEDGENITQDDPLSYVNKRNRSSVEYSVPENGSSGLQYSSPMNEMSKGEPKYPSLKLKLSKTMGVKVMEPKPELPFKVNDKVEFLCQDSGIRGCWFRCTILYASQKKLKVQYDDLMDADDEGLLEEWLPASRVANPDKLGMRCYGRLTIRPRPPEFVKGCTFEVGAAVDAWCGDGWWESVITAVDVSEVGTYQLYSPGEEKYMLAKKDAIRIAQDWIDDKWVDILGKPDICSIIGSNSGSQTKLSSNSAVVEGSMTGSSATLESPMPVAKVEVTPKVEQESSGIEPYLFGGMKRLTLWKPPLHAIHEDEDIDPSGFDADTDEADDELLKSNDPDSGSSSDDDGGDGDGDGTDNDGDDDADNFGDDSEDNFSMDEKFDCSEPKL
- the LOC127076548 gene encoding uncharacterized protein LOC127076548 isoform X2, with amino-acid sequence MDTESTMDTESTLDTESTLDTESIDTESSEVEMPFNPINWVQLEMDALLDDSEKALGLGSSDMYANNRKIPDKMISKKLKFESSDIGWSSTAWFCAKSLKHYSGFDRKGTTIYVHSFVYIMAEDENSYLGYLEDMYEDKKKQKRVKVRWFHRGQEVKHVIPDLDLEEGEVFITPNVQVISAECVNGPATVLTPKHYEKYKAGLLPHTSLPEIHICFRQLKNNKLKPFALTKLRGYSNQPILSGLNSPSPTLSKRKANYPKLEDGENITQDDPLSYVNKRNRSSVEYSVPENGSSGLQYSSPMNEMSKGEPKYPSLKLKLSKTMGVKVMEPKPELPFKVNDKVEFLCQDSGIRGCWFRCTILYASQKKLKVQYDDLMDADDEGLLEEWLPASRVANPDKLGMRCYGRLTIRPRPPEFVKGCTFEVGAAVDAWCGDGWWESVITAVDVSEVGTYQLYSPGEEKYMLAKKDAIRIAQDWIDDKWVDILGKPDICSIIGSNSGSQTKLSSNSAVVEGSMTGSSATLESPMPVAKVEVTPKVEQESSGIEPYLFGGMKRLTLWKPPLHAIHEDEDIDPSGFDADTDEADDELLKSNDPDSGSSSDDDGGDGDGDGTDNDGDDDADNFGDDSEDNFSMDEKFDCSEPKL